A single region of the Pogoniulus pusillus isolate bPogPus1 chromosome Z, bPogPus1.pri, whole genome shotgun sequence genome encodes:
- the LOC135192968 gene encoding proline-rich protein 36-like encodes MNESANISFSIQKYPLHHNEWKTGSLHLATYRLTPPSAAPHSASYRLTPPSAGPPSATYRLTPPSAAPHSATYRLTPPSAGPPSATYRLTPLSAAPPTASHRPLRPPHSATYRLTPPCAAPHSATYRLTPPSAGPHSATYRLTPPSAGPHSATYRLTPPCAAPHSATYRLTLPCAAPTAPPTASHRPLRPPTAPPTASHCPVRPPKRHLPPHTALCGPPQRHLPTHTALCGPHSATYRLTLPSAAPHSATYRLTPPSAAPHSATYRLTLPCAAPHSATYRLTPPSAGPHSASYRLTPPSPGPHSASYRLTPPSAAPHSATYRLTLPCAAPHSASYRLTPPSAGPHSASYRLTPPSPGPHSASYRLTPPSPGPHSASYRLTPPSAGPHSASYRLTPPSPGPHSASYRLTPPSAGPHSATYRLTPPSAACHSATYRPTPPSAAPHSATYRLTLPCAAPTAPPTASHRPLRPPTAPPTASHRPLRPPTAPPTASHRPLRAHPAPPTASHRPLRTPQRHLPPHTALCGPPQRHLPPHTALCGPPQRHLPPHTALCGPTQRHLPPHTALCGPPQRHLPPHTALCGPHSATYRLTPPSAPPHSATYRLTPPSAPPHSATYRLTPPSAPPHSATYRLTPPSAGPPSATYRLTPPSAGPPSATYRLTPPSAAPHSATYRLTPPSAAPHSATYRLTPPSAAPHSASYRPSPPYAAPPQRHLPPHTALCGPTQRHLPPHTALCGPPQRHLPPHTALCGPPQRHLPPHTALCGPHSATYRLTPPSAAPHSATYRLTPPCAAPTAPPTASHRPLRPPTAPPTASHRPLRPPHSATYRLTPPSAAPHSATYRLTPPSAAPTAPPTASHRPLRPPTAPPTASHRPLRPPPAPPTASPRPLRAPHSATYRLTPPSAGPHSATYRLTPPSAAPHSATYRLTPPSAGPPPRHLPPHTALCGPPQRHLPPHTALCGPPQRHLPPYTALCAPPHSATYRLTPPSAAPHSATYRPTPPSAAPHSATYRLTLPCARHLPPHTALCGLPQRHLPPHTALCGPPQRHLPPHTALCGPHSATYRLTPPSAGPHSATYRLTPPSAPPPQRHLPPHTALCGPHSATYRSTPPSAAPHSATYRPTPPSAAPHSATYRLTPPSAAPHSATYRLTPPSAGPPQRHLPPHTALCGPPQRHLPPHTALCGPPSATYRPSPPSAAPHSATYRPTPPSAGPHSATYRLTPPSAAPHSATYRLPPPSAAPPQRHLPPHTALATYRLTPPSVAPHSGTYRLTPPSAAPHSATYRLTPPPAPPPQRHLPPHTALCGPPQRHLPPHTALCGPPQRHLPPHTPCAAPHSATYRLTPPSAGPHSATYRLTPPSAAPHSATYRLTPPSAAPHSATYRLTPPSAGPHSASYRLTPPSAGPHSATYRLTPPSAGPHSATYRLTPPSAPPPQRHLPPHTALCGPPQRHLPPHTPCAAPHSATYRLTPPSAAPHSATYRLTPPCAARHSATYRLTPPSAARHSATYRLTPPSAAPHSATYRLTPPSAAPHTPPTAPQRHLLPRPALCGPRAPPRLPAHAPGASCRHFRRSASLW; translated from the exons ATGAATGAAAGTGCAAATATCAGCTTCAGCATACAGAAGTATCCCCTGCACCACAACGAGTGGAAAACGGGCAGCCTGCATCT CGCCACCTACCGCCTCACACCGCCCTCTGCGGCCCCCCACAGCGCCTCCTACCGCCTCACACCGCCCTCTGCGGGCCCACCCAGCGCCACCTACCGCCTCACACCGCCCTCTGCGGCCCCCCACAGCGCCACCTACCGCCTCACACCGCCCTCTGCGGGCCCACCCAGCGCCACCTACCGCCTCACACCGCTCTCTGCGG CGCCACCTACCGCCTCACATCGCCCTCTGCGGCCCCCCCACAGCGCCACCTACCGCCTCACACCGCCCTGCGCGGCCCCCCACAGCGCCACCTACCGCCTCACACCGCCCTCTGCGGGCCCCCACAGCGCCACCTACCGCCTCACACCGCCCTCTGCGGGCCCCCACAGCGCCACCTACCGCCTCACACCGCCCTGTGCGGCCCCCCACAGCGCCACCTACCGCCTCACACTGCCCTGTGCGGCCCCCACAGCGCCACCTACCGCCTCACACCGCCCTCTGCGGCCCCCCACAGCGCCACCTACCGCCTCACACTGCCCTGTGCGGCCCCCAAAGCGCCACCTACCGCCTCACACCGCCCTCTGCGGGCCCCCACAGCGCCACCTACCGACTCACACCGCCCTGTGCGGCCCCCACAGCGCCACCTACCGCCTCACACTGCCCTCTGCGGCCCCCCACAGCGCCACCTACCGCCTCACACCGCCCTCTGCGGCCCCCCACAGCGCCACCTACCGCCTCACACTGCCCTGTGCGGCCCCCCACAGCGCCACCTACCGCCTCACACCGCCCTCTGCGGGCCCCCACAGCGCATCCTACCGCCTCACACCGCCCTCTCCGGGCCCCCACAGCGCCTCCTACCGCCTCACACCGCCCTCTGCGGCCCCCCACAGCGCCACCTACCGCCTCACACTGCCCTGTGCGGCCCCCCACAGCGCCTCCTACCGCCTCACACCGCCCTCTGCGGGCCCCCACAGCGCCTCCTACCGCCTCACACCGCCCTCTCCGGGCCCCCACAGCGCCTCCTACCGCCTCACACCGCCCTCTCCGGGCCCCCACAGCGCCTCCTACCGCCTCACACCGCCCTCTGCGGGCCCCCACAGCGCCTCCTACCGCCTCACACCGCCCTCTCCGGGCCCCCACAGCGCCTCCTACCGCCTCACACCGCCCTCTGCGGGCCCCCACAGCGCCACCTACCGCCTCACACCGCCCTCTGCGGCCTGCCACAGCGCCACCTACCGCCCCACACCGCCCTCTGCGGCCCCCCACAGCGCCACCTACCGCCTCACACTGCCCTGTGCGGCCCCCACAGCGCCACCTACCGCCTCACACCGCCCTCTGCGCCCCCCCACAGCGCCACCTACCGCCTCACACCGCCCTCTGCGCCCCCCCACAGCGCCACCTACCGCCTCACACCGCCCTCTGCGGGCCCACCCAGCGCCACCTACCGCCTCACACCGCCCTCTGCGGACCCCACAGCGCCACCTACCGCCTCACACCGCCCTCTGCGGCCCCCCACAGCGCCACCTACCGCCTCACACCGCCCTCTGCGGCCCCCCACAGCGCCACCTACCGCCTCACACCGCCCTCTGCGGGCCCACCCAGCGCCACCTACCGCCTCACACCGCCCTCTGCGGCCCCCCACAGCGCCACCTACCGCCTCACACTGCCCTGTGCGGCCCCCACAGCGCCACCTACCGCCTCACACCGCCCTCTGCGCCCCCCCACAGCGCCACCTACCGCCTCACACCGCCCTCTGCGCCCCCCCACAGCGCCACCTACCGCCTCACACCGCCCTCTGCGCCCCCCCACAGCGCCACCTACCGCCTCACACCGCCCTCTGCGGGCCCACCCAGCGCCACCTACCGCCTCACACCGCCCTCTGCGGGCCCACCCAGCGCCACCTACCGCCTCACACCGCCCTCTGCGGCCCCCCACAGCGCCACCTACCGCCTCACACCGCCCTCTGCGGCCCCCCACAGCGCCACCTACCGCCTCACACCGCCCTCTGCGGCCCCCCACAGCGCCTCCTACCGCCCCTCACCGCCCTATGCGGCTCCCCCACAGCGCCACCTACCGCCTCACACCGCCCTCTGCGGGCCCACCCAGCGCCACCTACCGCCTCACACCGCCCTCTGCGGCCCCCCACAGCGCCACCTACCGCCTCACACCGCCCTCTGCGGCCCCCCACAGCGCCACCTACCGCCTCACACCGCCCTGTGCGGCCCCCACAGCGCCACCTACCGCCTCACACCGCCCTCTGCGGCCCCCCACAGCGCCACCTACCGCCTCACACCGCCCTGTGCGGCCCCCACAGCGCCACCTACCGCCTCACACCGCCCTCTGCGGCCCCCCACAGCGCCTCCTACCGCCTCACACCGCCCTCTGCGCCCCCCCCACAGCGCCACCTACCGCCTCACACCGCCCTCTGCGGCCCCCCACAGCGCCACCTACCGCCTCACACCGCCCTCTGCGGCCCCCACAGCGCCACCTACCGCCTCACACCGCCCTCTGCGGCCCCCCACAGCGCCTCCTACCGCCTCACACCGCCCTCTGCGGCCCCCACCAGCGCCACCTACCGCCTCGCCCCGCCCTCTGCGGGCCCCCCACAGCGCCACCTACCGCCTCACACCGCCCTCTGCGGGCCCCCACAGCGCCACCTACCGCCTCACACCGCCCTCTGCGGCCCCCCACAGCGCCACCTACCGCCTCACACCGCCCTCTGCGGGCCCCCCACCGCGCCACCTACCGCCTCACACCGCCCTCTGCGGCCCCCCACAGCGCCACCTACCGCCCCACACCGCCCTCTGCGGGCCCCCACAGCGCCACCTACCGCCTTACACCGCCCTCTGCGCCCCCCCCCACAGCGCCACCTACCGCCTCACACCGCCCTCTGCGGCCCCCCACAGCGCCACCTACCGCCCCACACCGCCCTCTGCGGCTCCCCACAGCGCCACCTACCGCCTCACACTGCCCTGTGCG CGCCACCTACCGCCCCACACCGCCCTCTGCGGCCTGCCACAGCGCCACCTACCGCCTCACACCGCCCTCTGCGGCCCCCCACAGCGCCACCTACCGCCTCACACCGCCCTGTGCGGCCCCCACAGCGCCACCTACCGCCTCACACCGCCCTCTGCGGGCCCCCACAGCGCCACCTACCGCCTCACACCGCCCTCTGCGCCCCCCCCACAGCGCCACCTACCGCCTCACACCGCCCTGTGCGGCCCCCACAGCGCCACCTACCGCTCCACACCGCCCTCTGCGGCCCCCCACAGCGCCACCTACCGCCCCACACCGCCCTCTGCGGCCCCCCACAGCGCCACCTACCGCCTCACACCGCCCTCTGCGGCCCCCCACAGCGCCACCTACCGCCTCACACCGCCCTCTGCGGGCCCCCCACAGCGCCACCTACCGCCTCACACCGCCCTCTGCGGCCCCCCACAGCGCCACCTACCGCCTCACACCGCCCTGTGCGGCCCACCCAGCGCCACCTACCGCCCCTCACCGCCCTCTGCGGCCCCCCACAGCGCCACCTACCGCCCCACACCGCCCTCTGCGGGCCCCCACAGCGCCACCTACCGCCTCACACCGCCCTCTGCGGCCCCCCACAGCGCCACCTACCGCCTCCCACCGCCCTCTGCGGCCCCCCCACAGCGCCACCTACCGCCTCACACTGCCCT CGCCACCTACCGCCTCACACCGCCCTCTGTGGCCCCCCACAGCGGCACCTACCGCCTCACACCGCCCTCTGCGGCCCCCCACAGCGCCACCTACCGCCTTACACCGCCCCCTGCGCCCCCCCCACAGCGCCACCTACCGCCTCACACCGCCCTCTGCGGCCCCCCACAGCGCCACCTACCGCCTCACACCGCCCTCTGCGGCCCCCCACAGCGCCACCTACCGCCCCACACGCCCTGCGCGGCCCCCCACAGCGCCACCTACCGCCTCACACCGCCCTCTGCGGGCCCCCACAGCGCCACCTACCGCCTCACACCGCCCTCTGCGGCCCCCCACAGCGCCACCTACCGCCTCACACCGCCCTCTGCGGCCCCCCACAGCGCCACCTACCGCCTCACACCGCCCTCTGCGGGCCCCCACAGCGCCTCCTACCGCCTCACACCGCCCTCTGCGGGCCCCCACAGCGCCACCTACCGCCTCACACCGCCCTCTGCGGGCCCCCACAGCGCCACCTACCGCCTCACACCGCCCTCTGCGCCCCCCCCACAGCGCCACCTACCGCCCCACACCGCCCTATGCGGCCCCCCACAGCGCCACCTACCGCCCCACACGCCCTGCGCGGCCCCCCACAGCGCCACCTACCGCCTCACACCGCCCTCTGCGGCTCCCCACAGCGCCACCTACCGCCTCACACCGCCCTGTGCGGCCCGCCACAGCGCCACCTACCGCCTCACACCGCCCTCTGCGGCCCGCCACAGCGCCACCTACCGCCTCACACCGCCCTCTGCGGCCCCCCACAGCGCCACCTACCGCCTCACACCGCCCTCTGCGGCCCCCCACA CGCCACCTACCGCCCCACAGCGCCACCTCCTGCCTCGCCCCGCCCTCTGCGGGCCgcgcgccccgccccgcctGCCTGCGCATGCGCCAGGCGCCTCATGCCGTCACTTCCGCCGCTCGGCGTCGCTATGGTGA